tttttttttttttttttttttttttttttttttctacagttgcCGGAGGACCTTAAATCATTTGCACCAAGATCGCCCAAAGATTATCTACCCAGTTCCAGAAGCGATAGAATAAATAACATTCACTATATCAGTACACTTAGCGCTCTTCAAAGAGCTAGAACTCAGAATATCAGTAGACTCAACCCTCTTCTAAGAACTAAAACTCAGAATATCAGTAGACTCAACCATCTTCAAAGAGCTAGAACTCAGAATATCAGTAGACTCAACCCTCTTCTAAGAGCTAGAACTCAGAATATCAATAGACTCAACCCTCTTCTAAGAACTAGAACTCAGAATATCAGTAGACTCAACCCTTTACAAAGAGCTAGAACTCCGCATATCAGTAGACTCAATCCTCTTCTAAGAACTAGAACTTAGAATATCAGTAGACTCAACCCTCTTAAAAGAGCTAGAACTCAGAATATCAGTAGACTCAACCCTCTTCAAAGAGCTAGAACTCAGAATGTTAGTAGACTCAACCTTCTTCTAAGAACTAGAACTCAGAATATCAGTAGACTCAACCCTCTTCTAAGAACTAGAACTCAGAATATCAGAAGACTCAACCCTCATCAAAGAGCTAGAACTCAGAATATTAGTAGACTCAACCCTCTACAAAGAGCTAGAACTCAGAATATTAGTAGACTCAACCCTCTTCAAAGAGCTAAAACTGAGAATATCAGTAGACTCAACCCTCTTCTAAGAACTAGAACTCAGAATATCAGTAGACTCAACCATCATAGAAGGGCTAGAACTCAAAATAACAGTAGACTCAACCCTCTACAAAGAGGTAAAACTCAGAATATTAGTATACTCAACTCTCTTCTAAGACTTAGAACTCAGAATATCAGTAGACTCAACCCTCTACGAAGAGCTAGAACTCAAATATCAGTAGACTCAACCCTCTTCAAAGATCTAGAACTCAGAATATCAGTAGACTCAACCCTCTTAAAAGAGCTAGAACTCAGAATATCAGTAGACTCAACCCTCTTCAAAGATCTAGAACTCAGAATATCAGTAGACTCAACCCTCTTCAAAGATCTAGAACTCAGAATATCAGTAGACTCAACCCTCATCAAAGAGCTAGAACTAAGAATATCAGTAGACTCAACCCTCATCAGAGAACTAGAACTCAGAATATCAGTAGACTCAACCCTCTTCTAAGAACTAGAACTCAGAATATCAGAAGACTCAACCCTCATCAAAGAGCTAGAAATCAGAATATTAGTAGACTCAACCCTCTACAAAGAGCTAGAACTCAGAATATTAGTAGACTCAACCCTCTTCAAAGAGCTAAAACTGAGAATATCAGTAGACTCAACTCTCTTCTAAGAACTAGAACTCAGAATATCAGTAGACTCAACCATCATAGAAGGGCTAGAACTCAAAATAACAGTAGACTCAACCCTCTACAAAGAGGTAAAACTCAGAATATTAGTATACTCAACTCTCTTCTAAGACTTAGAACTCAGAATATCAGTAGACTCAACCCTCTACGAAGAGCTAGAACTCAAATATCAGTAGACTCAACCCTCTTCAAAGATCTAGAACTCAGAATATCAGTAGACTCAACCCTCATCAAAGAGCTAGAACTAAGAATATCAGTAGACTCAACCCTCTTCAAAGATCTAGAACTCAGAATATCAGTAGACTCAACCCTCTTCAAAGATCTAGAACTCAGAATATCAGTAGACTCAACCCTCATCAGAGAACTAGAACTCAGAATATCAGTAGATCCTCAACCCTCTTCAAAGAGCTAGAACTCAGAATATTAGTAGACTCAACCCTCTTCAAAGAACTACAACTCAGAATATCAGAAGACTCAACCCTCTTCAAAGAACTGGAACTCAGAATATCAGTCGACTTAACCCTCATCAAAGAGCCAGAACTCAGAATATAAGTAGACTTAACCGTTTTCAAAGAGCTAGAAATCAGAATATCAGTAGACTCAACCCTCTTCAAAAGCTAGAACACAGAATACTAGTAGAATAAACCCTTTTAAAAGAGCTAGAACTCAGAATATCAGTAGGCTCAACCCTCATCAGAGAACTAGAACTAGAACTCAGAATATCACTAGACTTATCCCTCATCAATGAGCTAGAACTCAGAATATCAGTAGTCAACCCCTTCAACGAGCGGAAACTCAGGATATCAATAGACGTAGCCCTCATCAATGAGCTAGAACTCAGAATATCAAAACTCAACCCTCTTCAACGAGCGGAAACTCAGATTATCAGTAGACTTAACCTTCACCAAAGAGCTATAATTCAGAATATCAGTAGACTCAACTCTTTTCATAGAGCTAGAATGCACAATATTCCGAATATCAGCAGACCCAAACCACTTCAAAGAGGATGATTGCCTTTCAACCTGCCTTTTCTCTCACACACAGGCTCTTTGAAAACTGTGGTCCACTTCCAGAAGGATGGAATGGCCCGAACAGACACACTGCTCAGGTACCTGAAACCAATTTCTGTCATGAGGGGATTCACAATCTGCTTTAGAATCAAGATCTTACAAGCTAGGGATGAGGACGCCATTTTTTCCTACGCAGTAGAAGATGAAGCTAATGAAATCTACATTGGTAATATGAGCGGACGTGGGCATgtacatgcacacgtacacacatgcgCACATGCACAATACTCCCTATGCACACAAACACTATACTcctcatttatctatctatctatctatacatgaaTATagtagcctctatatatatatatatatatatatatatatatatatatatatatatatacttatttatataaatgtatttatatatacacacttatatatatatatatatatatatatatatatatatatatatatatatatatatatatatatatgtgtgtgtgtatatatatgtatatatataaatatatatatatatatatatatatatatatatatatatatatatatacatatataaagtatatatacgtgATGTgtgtattattaaaaatatttgtatttcaaaCTAATCCTTCCATACTCTTTACCCGAAGTGCAACCTACCACGAATAAACGTGTCTGAAATGCGACTCCTTTCTTCTAACTCCGTTTGTAGGGAATCTTATATCTGAAAGCCAGTCGCATCCAGTGTGCCGGAACCACATATGTGAATAGGTGAAAGAATCATGGTGAAGGAAAGGTGATTCATTGGAAATAAAATGTAACGGTCTGTTGTGTTTAATGGATAGTAGACTCCAAATTTTTATCACTCATTAGTTATCAATCATTTATTATTCTAATATGGATAACTCATTATTTTATGTTATTGTTGAATAAGATTTATAATCAGTTGCGAACCCGTGATGAACTGCTATAGAAAACGAATTGATAAAATGTCAGTATGAATAAAGGGGTTACTCAAAGAACTTATAAGCGGTTTGGTCCTTTAGTGAAAATATAAGAGGAAGCAGAGAAAAATCCTTATAGATCCTTGGGATTTACCACCCAGTTTCCATAAATTCCATACTATCCAAAAGTTTTGAATGCCTTTTGGCAAAACATATAAAgatgtatgctgaaggtaatcatctgttccctattcTGGCATGTTATTTTACACTTAGATACTTAGAAATGAGTGTACACTTTATAGAACTTATATAACCACTGATCTCTTAGTTTGTTTTTTagcttttatatatttctatttcagtaTCCTGCATGGCTGTCATTCATGATTAGAATTTACTTCTTGAGAGAGTATTCCAAGTTTGATATTTTACTAGTTAATACTATAACTATGACAAAAAGATTTTGCAAAACTAAGAGACTCAACATTATAGCAAAATATACATTGTTTACCTCATCCATGAAATTTCTGACTGGAACTATTATTCTAATCACACTGACATAGGTATGAACTTCAAGAAGAAGATACTCATCGTCGCTTGCTGTAAGAATCCTGTATACGAAGAACTGCCTATAATTATCCACATAAACCAGTGGCTCTCACTATGTATAGCTCTCGACCTAGAAGACAACATCTGGAACTTGGCTACCGATGCGGCTGTATTAGAAGGCAAAGTAAAAATAGGCGAAAGTGATGACTTTATTGTACGTGCAGGTGGAATGCTACTTATTGGCCAAGATCAGGACATCTACAATGGTGGGTTGAATAAACTCCAGAGTCTCCATGCTGATCTATCCGACCTGAGGGTCTATGACTACGTCCTGCCAGAGTCAGTGATGAAATCCTACACAGAATGTAGCGTCCACATCAATGTTCTTCCTAAGATTGGGTTTCAGAATCTAGAGAAAGACTTCGAAGTCTCGAATGTAGATTTTTCTGAAGTCTTTGAAGGAGTTTTCTGCAGTAAGGAAAATCAATTTACAATAATTTTTCCAGAGCTCCGTACCTTCAAGGACAGTGCTCTGGTATGCCATACATCTGGAGGAAGGCTGTCTGTACCCTACAGCACCAGTGATAGGCGTACCTTATTTGAAATTGTTTCACCTTATGGTGAAATATGTGGTGAAAGTACAATAGATACGTTTTGGCTTGGAATTAAAGGGGATCCTGACACTCAGCAATGGCTTCATTACTCCACAAATGTCCCATTGACATATACTAGTTTTTCCTATGGATCTGGCTTAAACATAACACAGGAGAGCAACTGCGTCTCCTTTGTTGGCAGAAAAGATACAGTTGCGTCAAGACATGGTGTTTGGTTCTCAAAGAACTGTAACAACGAGCGTTGCGCTGTTTGTTCTTTTGATAAAGTGGAAGTTCTTCACGCCAGAGGACTCTGTCCACAGTCTGAGTTCGACCgtgattattttctttcctttgaaaACAACACTATATTTTTTTCTGGTGTCTATTACTCCATAATTGTGAAAAACCCCGCTGTTACCGATCCAGAGACTGGTATCACTAGTTATGGCTCATGGACTTTGTATCGGCTTGACAAACCTGACATTCACGCTACGCTGAATATGAATTCACCAACAAACTACCCTATTGGTTTAAACACCTGGGAAGTCAAGAATGACAGATGTGGAAATAGCAATATGACATTGGTTTTAACATCGTGTACTAATAATCAATTCTCTTGTAATGATGGAGCCTGTGTGGATATCGGACAGAGATGTAATTTTGAAACTGACTGCCAAGATGGATCTGACGAGATTAACTGCAACTTCCTGGAACTGGATGCTTCTTACGACACCTCTGATTCCCCATCGAGAGTTGAAGGGGAACCTGTCAAGGTCTCATTTCTCATGAACATCCTCTCCATCAGGGAGATTGATTTAGCCAACTTCCAGTTTGTGTCTGAGATACAAGTCATCTGTGAGTGGATTGACGAACGGCTGGTCTTCAAACACCTTAACCATAACAACGAGTTGAATACTATTTCCAACTACATTCCATGGTTACCAAAACTCGAATTCTTAGGTGATGAGAAAGCCATGAGTAAAGCAGAGATTCGGAGATCAACTCTCATGGTAATTCGGCAATCAGACCCATTACCTGACAATGACCAGAATGTGCAAG
The nucleotide sequence above comes from Palaemon carinicauda isolate YSFRI2023 chromosome 2, ASM3689809v2, whole genome shotgun sequence. Encoded proteins:
- the LOC137617767 gene encoding uncharacterized protein yields the protein MHRMEEQDGDRRDVAHQGMAFYPRKPFRCRVAVFLFFVVLVANYTREVDSQGSLKTVVHFQKDGMARTDTLLRYLKPISVMRGFTICFRIKILQARDEDAIFSYAVEDEANEIYIGMNFKKKILIVACCKNPVYEELPIIIHINQWLSLCIALDLEDNIWNLATDAAVLEGKVKIGESDDFIVRAGGMLLIGQDQDIYNGGLNKLQSLHADLSDLRVYDYVLPESVMKSYTECSVHINVLPKIGFQNLEKDFEVSNVDFSEVFEGVFCSKENQFTIIFPELRTFKDSALVCHTSGGRLSVPYSTSDRRTLFEIVSPYGEICGESTIDTFWLGIKGDPDTQQWLHYSTNVPLTYTSFSYGSGLNITQESNCVSFVGRKDTVASRHGVWFSKNCNNERCAVCSFDKVEVLHARGLCPQSEFDRDYFLSFENNTIFFSGVYYSIIVKNPAVTDPETGITSYGSWTLYRLDKPDIHATLNMNSPTNYPIGLNTWEVKNDRCGNSNMTLVLTSCTNNQFSCNDGACVDIGQRCNFETDCQDGSDEINCNFLELDASYDTSDSPSRVEGEPVKVSFLMNILSIREIDLANFQFVSEIQVICEWIDERLVFKHLNHNNELNTISNYIPWLPKLEFLGDEKAMSKAEIRRSTLMVIRQSDPLPDNDQNVQEALVFEGRKNPLRLTRKLTIYTACQFDLETFPFDTQVCTVAVRLSAVTKDYVMLQPLGKGVHFLGVRRGLEYQLASELMIRKDEGNYSGLAVKLTFHSLSTFYIFSTYLPTSIIIVIGYSILFYPLTAFEERIMVGLTGLLVEATFFSQVSTSIPRTAYLKLVDVWFVYCVISLFAVCVVVVIIQYLFTEVGNKEKDLTVNGLMRLNQFDRAVLNRLRATRVNYISRIVYPIISFIFLLTYSIIGYKKSMLATNVHYEEQFTDEIEEA